The Salvelinus fontinalis isolate EN_2023a chromosome 9, ASM2944872v1, whole genome shotgun sequence genome has a window encoding:
- the LOC129862740 gene encoding dual specificity protein phosphatase 8-like isoform X2: MLSVLRAMPLDVVIAPAEDCFWPVLQESDRRLKIRVRRTKEGRELRGGFSAFSSCFPGLCEGKPALPMSISQPCLPVANVGPTRILPHLYLGSQKDVLNKDLMVQNGITYVLNASNTCPKPDFISESHFMRIPVNDNYCEKLLPWLEKTNEFIDKAKVSNCRVIVHCLAGISRSATIAIAYIMKTMGLSSDDAYRFVKDRRPTISPNFNFLGQLLEFEKGLRLLQALSDDKTSEGKGQSQGSEVNGVSSGSEVNGHHDFSLAEPPTPSEPKLPSPTSLQQGFNGLHLSAERILDTNRLKRSFSLDIKSVYSPSSPHCPRLAAPTHSEDVPKLCKLDSPPVNGICPQFSPAPDSPGSAESPFPSPGCGGSIGGLGVGGPSEGGVRSGGPSMSRPRRKAKHSSGSGGAGSTSTSPVHSYLPHPQSLSLALGRSLPVHKSPSLDDSLKGSMLLSLPTMGSGTMWTKHRDTVQATTPVTPTTDTPWYFGAEEVGEGGMELGGGGGGGGVEVRFGSSSAYVAFGCSEGVRLREKVPRDKTASSSASSSQRDSSTTVANGTGSNSNEKQFKRRSCQMEFEEGISETRSREELGKIGKQSSFSGSMEIIEVS, encoded by the exons ATGTTGAGCGTGTTGAGGGCGATGCCTCTGGACGTGGTCATAGCCCCGGCGGAGGACTGTTTCTGGCCTGTCCTGCAGGAGTCAGACAGGAGGCTGAAGATCAGAGTCCGCAGGACCAAAGAAGGGAGGGAGTTACGAG GGGGCTTTTCTGCGTTCTCCTCCTGTTTCCCCGGGCTGTGTGAGGGCAAGCCAGCTCTGCCTATGAGCATATCACAGCCCTGCCTACCTGTAGCTAATGTAGGCCCCACACGCATCCTACCGCACCTCTACCTGGGATCGCAGAAAGACGTCCTCAACAAG gacctgatGGTTCAGAATGGCATCACGTACGTGCTGAATGCCAGTAACACCTGTCCCAAGCCTGACTTCATCAGCGAGAGCCACTTCATGCGGATCCCCGTCAACGACAACTACTGCGAGAAGCTACTGCCCTGGCTGGAGAAAACCAATGAATTCATCG ACAAAGCCAAGGTGTCAAACTGCAGAGTCATTGTGCACTGCCTGGCTGGAATCTCACGATCGGCAACCATCGCCATTGCATACATCATGAAGACAATGGGCCTGTCATCGGATGACGCCTACAg GTTTGTGAAGGACCGGCGGCCTACGATATCGCCCAACTTCAACTTCCTGGGCCAGCTGCTGGAGTTCGAGAAGGGGCTGCGGCTCCTTCAAGCGCTGTCGGATGACAAGACCTCTGAGGGCAAAGGTCAATCCCAGGGTTCAGAGGTCAACGGGGTCAGCTCAGGTTCAGAGGTCAACGGTCATCATGACTTTTCATTAGCAGAGCCCCCGACCCCTTCAGAACCCAAGCTCCCCTCGCCAACCTCCCTCCAGCAGGGCTTCAACGGCCTCCACCTGTCGGCCGAGCGCATCCTGGACACAAACCGGCTGAAGCGCTCTTTCTCCCTGGACATCAAGTCTGTGTACTCCCCTAGCAGCCCCCACTGCCCGCGCCTGGCAGCGCCCACACACTCCGAGGATGTGCCCAAGCTGTGTAAACTGGACAGCCCCCCTGTCAACGGCATCTGTCCCCAGTTCTCCCCCGCCCCGGACAGCCCTGGCTCAGCCGAGTCGCCCTTCCCCTCCCCGGGGTGCGGCGGCAGCATCGGAGGTCTCGGCGTCGGGGGTCCCAGTGAAGGGGGCGTTCGCTCTGGAGGTCCCTCAATGTCCAGGCCCAGGAGGAAAGCCAAGCACAGCTCTGGATCTGGTGGAGCTGGATCCACAAGCACCTCCCCGGTCCACTCCTACCTCCCACACCcccagtccctcagcctggctctgGGACGCTCCCTGCCCGTCCACAAGAGCCCCAGCCTGGACGACAGCCTGAAGGGCTCCATGCTTCTCTCCCTGCCCACCATGGGATCTGGGACCATGTGGACCAAACACAGAGACACGGTCCAGGCAACCACCCCAGTCACCCCTACCACCGACACCCCCTGGTACTTTGGGGCAGAAGAGGtaggggaaggagggatggaactCGGAGGaggcggtggaggaggaggggtggaagtGCGATTCGGAAGCAGCTCAGCGTACGTGGCGTTCGGGTGTAGCGAAGGGGTGCGGCTACGGGAGAAAGTGCCGCGGGACAAAACGGCGTCGTCGTCAGCATCATCATCACAGCGGGACTCCTCGACGACCGTTGCTAACGGGACGGGCTCCAACAGCAACGAGAAGCAGTTCAAGCGGCGCAGCTGTCAGATGGAGTTTGAGGAGGGCATCTCCGAGACACGTTCCCGGGAGGAGCTGGGGAAGATTGGGAAGCAGTCTAGCTTCTCCGGGAGCATGGAGATCATCGAGGTATCTTGA